GAACCTGACCAACATGCAGTTGTAATCGTACGTCGTGGACGGCAGTTCTATGCCCGGAGCAGGTATGCAGCAGTTTTTCTCTAATCTATCCCGACGTTCTCGCGTCGCCTTCGCATTGGGGGCGCTCGCTATTGTGGGGATCACCGGCGGAGCCGCGTGGTGGCTGGGCCACCCTGATTACGGCGTGCTATTTCGCGACCTGAAGGATGCGGACGCCGCCGAAATCACCATGGCGCTGGGCCAGATGCAGGTTCCTTATCGCATTACGGATGGCGGGCATTCGATCCTGGTGCCCGGCGATGCCGTGTACGACACGCGCATGAAGCTCGTATCTCAAGGCGTTCCCAAGGGTGGGAGCGTCGGGTTCGAGTTGTTCAAGGATTCGGACTATGGCGTGACGGAATTCGCCCAGCGCGTGAATTTCCAGCGCGCGTTGCAGGGCGAGCTGGAACGCACTATTGATGCGATGGACGAGGTGTCGTCGTCGCGCGTGCACCTGACCATTCGGCGGGACGATCTGTTCGCGCACGACGGTGATGCCTCCAAAGCCTCCGTGAGCATTGCCATCAAGCCGGGCAAGCACGTGGATGCCCGCCAGGTGGTGGGTGTGCAGCGCCTTGTCGCATCCGCGGTCGAAGGATTGACGTCGGACGCCGTGGTGGTGCTCGACGGCAACGGCACGGTGCTGTCCGCGCACGCTGTGGATGGCTCTGGCTTTGCCGCAGACGACCGCATGGACGAGCAGTCGCATCTCGAGTTGCAGTTGCGCCAGAAGGTGTCGACATTGCTGCACCGCGCACTCGCCAACGACGATTTCACCGTGTCGGTGGATGTTCGCCTCAACTACGAC
This genomic window from Dyella terrae contains:
- the fliF gene encoding flagellar basal-body MS-ring/collar protein FliF yields the protein MQQFFSNLSRRSRVAFALGALAIVGITGGAAWWLGHPDYGVLFRDLKDADAAEITMALGQMQVPYRITDGGHSILVPGDAVYDTRMKLVSQGVPKGGSVGFELFKDSDYGVTEFAQRVNFQRALQGELERTIDAMDEVSSSRVHLTIRRDDLFAHDGDASKASVSIAIKPGKHVDARQVVGVQRLVASAVEGLTSDAVVVLDGNGTVLSAHAVDGSGFAADDRMDEQSHLELQLRQKVSTLLHRALANDDFTVSVDVRLNYDHVKQVRERLIAQGKDGNGLLVREKTGSSGKSADDSDPDRLKPGSSSTDREVEYAHGREQEEIVQAPGRIERISVGIVVPDAMPSGELSKLSDVVSAGLGLDPNRGDKVDIASIAPPVTLANDKPHVASTNGSSAETSSVDDTDGAQQARGDAMRVSRMPTWAYLALGAGAFLLVALWMAFSTRPRPRRLTAPEREEALQRLRQWISTAEVKS